A genomic window from Maridesulfovibrio bastinii DSM 16055 includes:
- a CDS encoding HD family phosphohydrolase yields the protein MPDRNHSGSRRTAVEIKDFLTAVAESLGHDDCRAVVADAAVEVEKRVNELIFEHGAVIEKLSEIGLALTGEIRLEKLLEMIVDEARHLTGADAGTLYTVDESGRNLNFSILHNDSMNVRVGGTSGVEIALPPVPLYTDDGSRNMDHVSAYCALTGKTVNIADVYEAEGFDFTGPRKYDSATGYRSKSMLVMALKNHEKDIIGVLQLLNALDDDGSIVGFSKDIVNIVGSLASQAAIALTSVQLIQGLKDLLYSVIQSIAAAIDAKSPYTNGHIERVVELTSMIAEGINISAEGPFSGVNFSEEEIEELKLAAWMHDVGKISIPEHVVDKSTKLETIFDRGDMVDSRFNLIAEILNNERLEKIIEIMSDDGDNLKISAVEAEYARKLKDLEDDRKFVLSCNIPNEFMTDERIARINSIASRTYHRGGETFNWLTADEVENLCVRKGTLTDKERKVIESHATITREMLDRLPFPKRFSNVPKFAAAHHEKLDGTGYPEGLSAAELPLQARIMAVADIFEALTAKDRPYKKPMKISQAVEILKFMDRDRHIDHDIVELLIKSGIYMEYARKELDPVQFDDE from the coding sequence GTGCCCGATAGAAATCATAGTGGTTCCAGAAGGACTGCCGTTGAAATAAAAGACTTTTTGACAGCTGTTGCAGAAAGTCTCGGGCATGATGACTGCCGTGCAGTCGTTGCTGATGCTGCTGTTGAAGTAGAAAAACGTGTTAATGAGCTGATTTTCGAGCATGGCGCGGTTATTGAAAAATTAAGCGAAATAGGTCTGGCCCTGACAGGGGAAATACGCCTTGAAAAGCTGCTGGAGATGATTGTTGACGAGGCAAGACATCTTACCGGGGCCGATGCCGGAACTTTGTACACAGTTGATGAAAGCGGACGCAATCTCAATTTTTCAATATTACATAATGATTCTATGAATGTTCGCGTTGGCGGGACCAGTGGCGTGGAAATAGCTCTTCCTCCGGTCCCGCTCTATACTGATGACGGCAGTCGCAATATGGATCATGTCTCGGCGTATTGTGCCTTGACCGGTAAAACCGTCAATATAGCAGATGTGTACGAGGCTGAAGGTTTTGATTTCACCGGACCGCGTAAATATGACTCCGCAACCGGTTACCGCTCCAAGTCTATGCTTGTCATGGCTCTTAAAAATCATGAAAAGGATATAATAGGAGTTTTGCAGCTGCTGAATGCTTTGGATGATGACGGCAGTATTGTCGGTTTTTCAAAGGATATTGTTAATATTGTTGGTTCACTGGCTTCACAGGCAGCTATTGCTTTGACCAGTGTGCAGCTCATTCAGGGGCTTAAAGATCTGCTTTATTCTGTTATCCAGAGTATTGCCGCGGCTATTGACGCCAAGTCTCCTTATACCAACGGTCATATTGAAAGGGTTGTTGAATTGACCTCCATGATTGCAGAAGGAATTAATATCTCTGCAGAAGGACCGTTTTCCGGGGTTAATTTCAGTGAAGAGGAAATTGAGGAGCTTAAACTGGCAGCATGGATGCATGATGTTGGAAAAATATCAATTCCTGAACATGTGGTGGATAAATCCACAAAGCTTGAAACGATCTTCGATCGTGGTGACATGGTTGATTCCCGGTTTAATCTTATTGCGGAAATTTTAAATAATGAGCGGCTGGAAAAGATTATTGAGATAATGTCTGATGATGGAGATAATCTTAAAATTTCAGCAGTTGAGGCAGAGTACGCAAGGAAACTCAAGGACCTTGAAGACGATCGAAAGTTTGTTTTGTCATGCAATATCCCCAATGAATTTATGACCGATGAACGTATTGCCAGAATTAACAGTATAGCTTCCAGAACCTATCACAGGGGAGGGGAGACTTTTAACTGGCTGACTGCTGATGAAGTGGAAAATTTATGTGTGCGCAAAGGAACACTTACCGATAAGGAACGAAAAGTAATTGAGAGCCATGCCACAATAACCAGAGAGATGCTTGATCGGCTTCCGTTTCCCAAAAGATTTTCCAATGTCCCCAAATTTGCGGCCGCCCATCATGAAAAGCTTGACGGAACAGGATATCCTGAAGGGTTGAGTGCCGCAGAGTTGCCGCTGCAGGCGAGAATTATGGCTGTTGCCGATATTTTTGAAGCGCTGACAGCTAAGGACAGACCATATAAAAAGCCGATGAAAATTTCACAAGCTGTTGAGATTCTGAAGTTTATGGATAGGGACAGACATATAGATCATGATATTGTCGAATTATTGATAAAAAGTGGTATTTATATGGAATATGCCCGTAAAGAGCTCGATCCGGTTCAGTTCGATGATGAATGA